The Pseudomonas eucalypticola genome has a window encoding:
- a CDS encoding aldo/keto reductase, whose amino-acid sequence MLSPVPSITLNDGHTLPAVGFGTYRLNGREGVEAIVNATASGYRLLDGAVNYENEGAVGEAVRRSGVARQDLRIASKLPGRHHAYEEALVCIEESLFRTRLDYFDLYLVHWPNPSKDLYVDAWRALIEAQRRGQVKSIGVCNFLPEHLQRIIDATGVKPAVNQIELHPYFPQHEQLAWHREHGIATQSWSPLGRANHLLKDPALQGIAQRLGKTLVQVILRWHHQMGTIALPKAASVQRQRENLAIFDFELSAEDMALIATLATPDGRTFDQDPAHYEEY is encoded by the coding sequence ATGCTTTCCCCTGTTCCCTCCATTACCCTCAACGATGGCCATACTCTGCCGGCCGTGGGCTTCGGCACCTACCGCCTCAATGGCAGGGAAGGCGTCGAGGCCATCGTCAACGCCACCGCCAGCGGTTACCGGCTGCTCGACGGCGCGGTGAATTATGAGAACGAAGGTGCCGTCGGTGAAGCCGTGCGCCGCAGCGGGGTGGCCCGCCAGGACCTGCGTATCGCCTCCAAGTTGCCCGGCCGCCACCACGCCTACGAAGAGGCGCTGGTGTGTATCGAGGAGTCACTGTTCCGCACTCGCCTGGACTACTTCGACCTGTACCTGGTGCACTGGCCCAACCCCAGCAAGGATCTGTACGTGGACGCCTGGCGAGCGTTGATCGAGGCCCAGCGGCGCGGTCAGGTGAAGTCCATCGGGGTGTGCAATTTCCTGCCCGAGCATCTGCAGCGCATCATCGACGCCACCGGCGTCAAGCCGGCTGTCAACCAGATCGAACTGCATCCCTATTTTCCCCAGCATGAGCAGTTGGCCTGGCACCGTGAGCACGGCATCGCCACCCAGTCCTGGAGCCCCCTGGGGCGCGCCAACCATTTGCTCAAGGACCCGGCGCTGCAGGGTATCGCCCAGCGGTTGGGCAAAACCCTGGTGCAGGTGATTCTGCGCTGGCATCACCAAATGGGCACCATCGCTTTGCCCAAGGCGGCGTCAGTGCAGCGCCAGCGCGAGAACCTGGCCATTTTCGATTTCGAGCTCAGTGCCGAGGACATGGCGCTCATCGCCACCTTGGCGACGCCCGACGGGCGTACGTTCGACCAGGACCCGGCGCACTACGAAGAGTACTGA
- a CDS encoding LysR substrate-binding domain-containing protein has product MNNLEQLPNDPPLRAVRTFEAFARHGGVNAAARELGISASAVSHQLRLLETFLQQPLTLRQGRNLVLTEEGREYYRAIRSAFAVLRSATEHVLEKSATRQVTISLIPMFGFNLFIPRLGSFLQENPGLDINVTYANHRSYPSDAADLSIRFGTGHWPGYHSELLLSGAVSPYCSRAFSAEHGPFEGDHALADLPLLHDEERGTWAQWLQAAEVKHAAALNGLLFEDGQLALTATLTGLGCALLRPPLVAPLVASGELVRLSPLQIDDGRAYFLCRRSATELSADGLNLYNWIKRSLTAP; this is encoded by the coding sequence ATGAATAATTTAGAACAGTTACCCAATGACCCTCCCCTGCGTGCCGTGCGCACTTTCGAAGCCTTCGCCCGGCATGGCGGCGTCAACGCCGCTGCCAGGGAACTGGGGATCTCCGCTTCCGCGGTCAGCCACCAGCTGCGCCTGCTGGAAACCTTCCTGCAGCAGCCACTGACCTTGCGCCAGGGCCGCAACCTGGTGCTCACCGAAGAAGGCCGCGAGTATTACCGCGCCATTCGCTCCGCGTTTGCGGTGCTGCGCAGTGCCACCGAGCATGTGCTGGAAAAGTCCGCCACGCGCCAGGTCACCATCAGCCTGATCCCCATGTTCGGTTTCAACCTGTTCATTCCCCGGCTGGGCAGCTTCCTGCAGGAAAACCCGGGGCTGGACATCAACGTCACCTACGCCAACCACCGCAGCTATCCCAGTGACGCGGCAGACTTGTCGATACGCTTCGGTACCGGGCACTGGCCGGGCTACCACAGTGAACTGCTGCTCAGCGGTGCGGTGAGCCCTTACTGCAGCCGCGCCTTCAGCGCCGAGCATGGGCCGTTCGAGGGCGACCACGCGCTGGCCGACCTGCCATTGCTGCATGATGAAGAGCGCGGCACCTGGGCGCAGTGGCTCCAGGCCGCCGAGGTCAAACACGCGGCGGCCCTCAATGGGCTGCTGTTCGAGGATGGCCAACTGGCACTGACTGCCACCCTGACCGGCCTGGGCTGCGCGCTGCTGCGCCCACCCCTGGTGGCGCCCCTGGTGGCCAGCGGCGAACTGGTGCGCTTGTCGCCGCTGCAGATCGATGATGGGCGGGCGTATTTCCTGTGCCGGCGTTCAGCCACCGAGCTGTCCGCCGATGGGCTGAACCTGTACAACTGGATCAAGCGCAGCCTCACGGCCCCCTGA
- a CDS encoding branched-chain amino acid ABC transporter permease gives MDTFIQQVLNGLLLGSLYALIALGYTMVYGILRIINFAHGDLLMVGALVGLSVLHGVQAAFPHCPGTLMLLAATLMAMAACALLAMLIERVAYRRLRNAPRLAPLISGIGVSLLLQTVAMLVWSRNPLMFAQLLPLDPIQVTPGPTGAITNGTALTTIAVALLVMAGLWLLVEHTRLGRAMRAVAENPQVASLMGINPNRVIVLTFAIGGALAALAGIMMASNYGSANFYMGFLPGIKAFTAAVLGGIGNLRGAMLGGILLGLIEALGTGYLGQATGGVLGSNYQDVFAFVVLIAVLVLRPSGLLGERLASRA, from the coding sequence ATGGATACTTTTATCCAGCAGGTGCTCAACGGGCTCCTGCTCGGCAGTCTTTACGCGCTGATCGCCCTGGGCTACACCATGGTCTACGGCATCTTGCGCATCATCAACTTTGCCCATGGCGACCTGCTGATGGTGGGCGCGCTCGTGGGCCTGTCGGTGCTGCATGGGGTGCAGGCTGCGTTCCCGCACTGCCCAGGGACATTGATGCTGTTGGCGGCGACCCTGATGGCCATGGCCGCCTGCGCCTTGTTGGCCATGCTGATCGAGCGCGTGGCCTACCGCCGGCTGCGCAACGCGCCGCGCCTGGCGCCGCTGATCAGTGGCATCGGCGTGTCCTTGCTGTTGCAGACCGTGGCCATGCTGGTGTGGTCGCGCAACCCACTGATGTTTGCCCAACTGTTGCCCCTGGACCCGATCCAGGTCACGCCGGGGCCCACGGGCGCCATCACCAATGGCACGGCCCTGACCACCATCGCCGTGGCGTTGCTGGTGATGGCCGGCCTGTGGTTGCTGGTGGAGCACACCCGGCTGGGCCGTGCCATGCGCGCCGTGGCCGAAAACCCCCAGGTCGCTAGCCTGATGGGCATCAACCCCAACCGGGTCATCGTGCTGACGTTCGCCATCGGCGGGGCGCTGGCGGCGTTGGCCGGCATCATGATGGCCAGCAACTACGGCAGCGCCAATTTCTACATGGGGTTCCTGCCGGGCATCAAAGCCTTCACCGCCGCGGTGCTGGGCGGTATCGGCAACCTGCGTGGCGCGATGCTGGGCGGCATTCTGCTGGGGCTGATCGAAGCCCTTGGCACCGGTTACCTGGGCCAAGCCACCGGCGGTGTATTGGGCAGCAACTACCAGGACGTGTTCGCCTTCGTGGTGTTGATCGCGGTGCTGGTGCTTCGGCCTTCGGGCCTTCTCGGTGAACGCCTGGCGAGTCGCGCATGA
- a CDS encoding ABC transporter permease subunit — MNLSTTLTLPRAKARLGVLLFALAIVLAPWLLGHAGGNAWVRTLDFALLYLMLALGLNIVVGYAGLLDMGFIAFYAVGAYLTALLASPHLTSQFAVLAAWFPQGLHVSVWLIVPLAALLAAGFGALLGAPTLRLRGDYLAIVTLGFGEIIRIFMRNLDRPLNITNGPKGIASVDPVSLFGVNLARTQDLFGLRVPSVYLYYYLFAALALLIVFVCVRLEHSRIGRAWVAVREDEQAASAMGLDTRRLKLLAFAMGAAFGGVSGAMFASFQGFVSPESFSLNESIVVLAMVVLGGMGHIPGVILGCLLLAALPELLRASLGPLQQSVFGQVLVDPEIIRQLIYGLALILAMLYRPAGLWPASRGGQ; from the coding sequence ATGAATCTTTCAACGACATTGACCCTGCCACGGGCCAAGGCCCGCCTGGGGGTGCTGCTGTTTGCCCTGGCGATTGTGCTGGCGCCCTGGCTGTTGGGCCATGCGGGCGGCAACGCCTGGGTACGGACCCTGGATTTTGCCTTGCTGTACCTGATGCTGGCGCTGGGCTTGAACATCGTGGTGGGTTACGCGGGGCTGCTGGACATGGGCTTCATCGCGTTCTACGCCGTGGGCGCCTACCTCACCGCACTGCTGGCGTCGCCGCACCTGACCAGCCAGTTCGCCGTGCTGGCGGCCTGGTTTCCCCAGGGCCTGCATGTCAGCGTGTGGCTGATCGTTCCCCTCGCAGCCCTGCTGGCGGCCGGTTTCGGGGCGCTGCTGGGAGCGCCGACCCTACGCTTGCGCGGTGACTACCTGGCCATCGTCACCCTGGGCTTTGGTGAAATCATCCGCATCTTCATGCGCAACCTGGACCGGCCGCTGAACATCACCAATGGCCCCAAAGGCATCGCCTCGGTGGACCCGGTCAGCCTGTTCGGCGTCAACCTGGCACGCACCCAGGACCTGTTCGGCCTGCGCGTGCCCTCGGTGTATCTCTATTACTACCTGTTTGCAGCATTGGCCCTGTTGATCGTGTTCGTCTGCGTGCGCCTGGAACACTCGCGCATCGGTCGCGCCTGGGTGGCGGTGCGCGAGGACGAACAGGCCGCGAGCGCCATGGGGCTGGATACCCGGCGGCTGAAGCTGCTGGCCTTCGCCATGGGCGCGGCTTTTGGCGGTGTCAGCGGGGCGATGTTCGCTTCCTTCCAGGGCTTTGTCTCGCCGGAATCATTTAGCCTCAACGAGTCCATCGTGGTGCTGGCCATGGTGGTGCTCGGCGGCATGGGGCACATTCCCGGTGTCATCCTCGGCTGCCTGTTGCTGGCCGCCTTGCCGGAACTGCTGCGCGCCAGCCTTGGCCCGTTGCAGCAAAGCGTCTTCGGCCAGGTGCTGGTGGACCCGGAAATCATCCGGCAATTGATCTACGGCCTGGCGCTGATCCTGGCGATGCTCTATCGCCCGGCGGGCCTGTGGCCGGCTTCCCGAGGTGGCCAATGA
- a CDS encoding ABC transporter ATP-binding protein: MSTPLLQIDQVRKQFGGVAALNGVSLTIAPGHVHGLIGPNGAGKTTFFNVMTGLYTADSGRFMLDGQPYAPTAVHKVAQAGIARTFQNIRLFNSMTVLENVMVGRHVRTRNGVWAALSRHRRAREEERETEAMARHLLDYVGIGQWADSRADALSYGHQRRLEIARALATEPRLLALDEPAAGMNATEKQQLRGLLEKIRDDGRTVLLIEHDVKLVMGVCDRISVLDYGTLIAEGTPQDVRRHPAVIKAYLGGAAHV, encoded by the coding sequence ATGAGCACTCCCCTGTTGCAGATCGACCAGGTGCGCAAGCAGTTCGGTGGGGTCGCCGCGCTCAATGGCGTGAGCCTGACCATTGCCCCCGGGCATGTCCACGGCCTGATTGGCCCCAACGGCGCTGGCAAGACCACCTTTTTCAACGTGATGACCGGGCTGTACACCGCTGACAGCGGCCGGTTCATGCTCGACGGCCAGCCCTACGCGCCCACGGCGGTGCACAAAGTGGCCCAGGCCGGCATTGCCCGTACGTTCCAGAACATCCGCCTGTTCAATTCGATGACAGTGCTGGAGAACGTCATGGTCGGCCGCCATGTGCGCACTCGCAACGGCGTGTGGGCGGCCCTGAGCCGCCACCGCCGGGCCCGGGAGGAGGAGCGCGAGACCGAAGCCATGGCCCGCCACCTGCTGGACTATGTCGGTATTGGCCAGTGGGCCGACAGCCGTGCCGATGCGTTGTCCTACGGCCACCAGCGGCGCCTGGAAATTGCCCGGGCGCTGGCCACCGAGCCGCGCTTGCTGGCCCTGGATGAACCGGCTGCCGGCATGAATGCCACCGAGAAGCAGCAACTGCGCGGGCTCCTGGAGAAGATCCGTGACGATGGCCGCACGGTGCTGTTGATCGAGCATGACGTGAAGTTGGTGATGGGCGTGTGCGACCGTATCAGCGTGCTCGACTACGGCACCCTGATCGCCGAAGGCACGCCCCAGGACGTGCGCCGCCATCCCGCCGTGATAAAGGCTTACCTGGGGGGCGCTGCCCATGTCTGA
- a CDS encoding ABC transporter ATP-binding protein encodes MSEALLHIKGLKVRYGAIEAVKGIDLQVQAGERVTLIGANGAGKTSTLKALAGLLPAAAGEIRFGGRSIAGAAAHRLPGQGMALVPEGRGIFTRMSVLENLQAGAYLRRDREQVASEMDGLFDHFPRLRERLAQPAGLLSGGEQQMLALARALLSRPRLLVLDEPSMGLAPLMVEKIFEVIDRVCQAGMTLLLVEQNARLALQVTDRAYVMDSGRITLSGPSAQLLDDAQIRAAYLGE; translated from the coding sequence ATGTCTGAAGCACTGTTGCACATCAAGGGGCTGAAGGTGCGCTACGGCGCCATCGAAGCGGTGAAGGGCATCGACCTGCAGGTGCAGGCCGGGGAGCGCGTGACCCTGATCGGCGCAAACGGCGCTGGCAAGACGTCCACCCTCAAGGCCCTGGCAGGCTTGCTGCCAGCGGCAGCGGGGGAGATCCGCTTCGGCGGGCGCTCGATCGCCGGCGCGGCCGCCCACCGGCTGCCGGGGCAGGGCATGGCCCTGGTGCCGGAGGGGCGGGGTATTTTCACCCGCATGAGCGTGCTGGAGAACCTGCAAGCCGGCGCTTACCTGCGCCGCGACCGTGAACAGGTGGCCAGTGAAATGGACGGCCTGTTCGACCACTTTCCGCGCCTGCGCGAGCGCCTGGCACAGCCGGCAGGCCTGTTGTCCGGCGGTGAACAGCAGATGCTGGCGCTGGCCCGTGCGCTGCTGTCCAGGCCGCGCCTGCTGGTGCTCGATGAACCGTCCATGGGCCTGGCGCCGTTGATGGTGGAGAAGATATTCGAGGTGATCGACCGCGTCTGCCAGGCCGGCATGACCCTGCTGCTGGTAGAGCAGAACGCCCGGCTGGCCTTGCAGGTCACCGACCGCGCTTACGTGATGGACAGTGGCCGCATCACCCTCAGCGGGCCGTCTGCGCAGTTGCTGGACGATGCGCAGATTCGCGCGGCGTACCTGGGTGAATGA
- a CDS encoding branched-chain amino acid ABC transporter substrate-binding protein has product MNNFYKRAALVGVALSSLASAVAQADQEVLIGLAGPLTGPSARIGKDLENGAQLAISDANAKHPTLGGKPVTFKLVSEDDQSDPRTAVTVAQRLVDAGVVGVVGHWNTGTSIPAARVYHDAGIAQVAPVATGHAYTQQGFDTSFRIMGHDDDGGQVAGQYALQTLKAQRIAVIDDRTAFGQGLADQFIKAVDAHGGKVVAREYVDDKTIDFSAVLTTIRAQNPDLIFFGGVDSQAAPLARRIKQLGIKATLMGAGGFVSQTFLQLAQNDGEGVTALEPGLAVAQMPGGQAFEAAYRARFKAPIELHAPFAYDGVGVLIAAIEKADSTDPQQYLPALRASQYAGVTGTIAFDAQGNLKNPSFTVYQVKANQWQPVSVVHGGQ; this is encoded by the coding sequence ATGAACAACTTTTACAAGCGCGCGGCCCTCGTGGGCGTGGCCCTCAGCAGCCTGGCCAGTGCCGTGGCCCAGGCCGACCAGGAAGTCCTGATCGGCCTGGCCGGGCCCTTGACCGGGCCGTCGGCCCGTATCGGCAAGGACCTGGAAAACGGTGCTCAACTGGCCATCAGTGATGCCAACGCCAAGCACCCGACCCTCGGCGGCAAGCCGGTGACGTTCAAGCTGGTCAGCGAAGACGACCAATCGGACCCGCGCACCGCGGTCACCGTGGCCCAGCGCCTGGTGGATGCGGGCGTGGTGGGCGTGGTGGGCCATTGGAACACCGGCACCAGCATTCCGGCGGCGCGGGTTTACCATGATGCCGGTATCGCCCAGGTGGCCCCGGTCGCCACTGGCCATGCCTACACCCAGCAGGGCTTCGACACCAGCTTCCGCATCATGGGCCACGACGATGACGGCGGCCAGGTTGCGGGCCAATACGCCTTGCAAACCCTCAAGGCCCAGCGCATCGCCGTCATCGACGACCGCACGGCCTTCGGCCAGGGCCTGGCCGACCAGTTCATCAAGGCCGTCGACGCCCATGGCGGCAAGGTGGTGGCCCGTGAGTACGTCGACGACAAGACCATCGACTTCAGCGCCGTGCTTACCACGATTCGCGCGCAGAACCCGGACCTGATCTTCTTTGGCGGCGTCGACTCCCAGGCCGCGCCCCTGGCCCGGCGCATCAAGCAGTTGGGCATCAAGGCTACCCTGATGGGCGCGGGTGGCTTCGTCAGCCAGACCTTCCTGCAACTGGCGCAGAACGATGGCGAGGGCGTGACTGCCCTGGAGCCGGGCCTGGCCGTGGCGCAGATGCCGGGCGGCCAGGCGTTCGAGGCGGCCTACCGCGCCCGCTTCAAGGCGCCCATCGAGCTGCACGCGCCCTTTGCCTATGACGGTGTGGGCGTGCTGATCGCCGCCATCGAAAAAGCGGACTCCACCGACCCGCAGCAGTACCTGCCGGCGCTGCGCGCCAGCCAGTATGCCGGGGTGACTGGCACCATCGCCTTCGATGCCCAGGGCAACCTGAAGAACCCATCGTTCACTGTGTACCAGGTCAAGGCCAACCAATGGCAGCCGGTCAGCGTGGTTCACGGCGGCCAGTAA
- a CDS encoding L-2-amino-thiazoline-4-carboxylic acid hydrolase → MSSHDGELGILARRRIEAEIIKPIYEILVREHGKAHAAAVIGEAVGNAAIEAGRSFAAKETKGADLQSFVELQVLWEKDDALKVEVIASDAQHYDYDVKRCRYAEMYHEMGLGEIGHLLSCNRDELFIVGYNPDIELTRTQTIMGGAPRCDFRYRAKPEGGQP, encoded by the coding sequence ATGAGCAGTCATGACGGTGAACTGGGCATTCTGGCCCGTCGGCGCATCGAAGCCGAAATCATCAAGCCTATCTACGAGATCCTCGTCCGTGAGCATGGCAAGGCCCACGCCGCGGCAGTCATTGGCGAGGCGGTGGGCAACGCCGCCATCGAGGCCGGGCGCAGCTTCGCGGCCAAGGAAACCAAGGGCGCCGACCTGCAGAGCTTTGTCGAACTGCAGGTGCTGTGGGAGAAGGATGACGCCCTCAAGGTCGAGGTGATCGCCAGTGACGCCCAGCACTATGACTACGACGTCAAGCGCTGCCGTTACGCCGAGATGTACCACGAAATGGGCCTGGGCGAGATCGGCCACCTGTTGTCGTGCAACCGCGATGAGTTGTTCATCGTCGGCTACAACCCTGACATTGAGCTGACCCGCACCCAGACCATCATGGGCGGGGCGCCGCGCTGCGACTTCCGCTACCGCGCCAAGCCCGAGGGCGGCCAGCCATGA
- a CDS encoding Zn-dependent hydrolase: protein MSQGPRVNGERLWQTLMDMAQHGATANGGVSRLALSEEDRLGRELFVRWAEEAGCQIRVDAMGNIFARREGRDPQLAPVVTGSHGDSQPAGGKFDGIYGVLAGLEVVRSLNDHGIQTDRSIEVVNWTNEEGSRFAPAMIASGVYAGVFDLEYGLSRVDANGVTLGQALAQIGYAGSHLCQVTPIHAAFELHIEQGPILEAQGITIGVVTGAQGQRWYEVELRGRSAHAGTTPMDHRLDALLGFARVVEAVNGLGLAQGAEGRATVGMANVYPNSRNVVPGRVFFSVEFRHPDEAVLAALDGQLREAVQGIADGIGLRWQVEQIFQYAPIAFDADCVATVRTACERLGHSYRPMISGAGHDACYLNRVAPTAMIFVPCVDGLSHNEAEHIHPHWATAGADVLLHAILAKSSAHD, encoded by the coding sequence ATGAGCCAGGGGCCACGGGTAAACGGCGAGCGCTTGTGGCAGACGCTGATGGACATGGCCCAGCATGGCGCCACCGCCAACGGCGGCGTGTCGCGCCTGGCCCTGAGCGAAGAAGACCGCCTGGGCCGTGAGCTATTCGTACGCTGGGCGGAGGAGGCGGGGTGCCAGATCCGTGTCGATGCCATGGGCAATATTTTCGCCCGTCGTGAAGGCCGCGATCCGCAATTGGCGCCGGTGGTCACGGGTTCCCACGGTGATTCGCAACCGGCGGGGGGCAAGTTCGACGGTATCTACGGCGTGCTGGCCGGCCTTGAGGTAGTGCGCAGCCTGAATGACCATGGTATTCAGACTGATCGGTCTATCGAGGTGGTCAACTGGACCAACGAAGAGGGCTCGCGGTTCGCCCCGGCCATGATTGCCTCGGGTGTCTATGCCGGGGTATTCGACCTGGAATACGGTTTGTCGCGGGTCGATGCCAACGGCGTCACGCTCGGTCAGGCACTGGCGCAGATCGGTTACGCGGGCTCGCATCTCTGCCAGGTCACGCCTATTCATGCTGCGTTTGAGTTGCACATCGAACAGGGGCCGATCCTGGAAGCCCAAGGCATCACCATCGGCGTCGTCACCGGCGCCCAAGGCCAGCGCTGGTATGAAGTGGAGCTCAGGGGCCGCAGCGCCCACGCCGGCACCACGCCCATGGACCACCGGCTGGACGCCTTGCTCGGCTTTGCCCGCGTGGTAGAGGCGGTCAACGGCCTGGGCCTGGCCCAGGGGGCGGAAGGGCGGGCCACGGTGGGCATGGCCAACGTCTACCCCAATTCGCGCAACGTGGTGCCCGGCCGGGTGTTCTTCAGCGTGGAATTCCGCCATCCGGACGAAGCGGTGCTGGCCGCCCTGGATGGCCAGTTGCGCGAGGCCGTGCAAGGCATTGCCGACGGTATCGGCTTGCGCTGGCAGGTAGAGCAGATTTTCCAGTATGCGCCGATTGCGTTCGATGCCGACTGCGTGGCCACCGTGCGTACCGCCTGCGAGCGTCTGGGCCACAGCTATCGCCCCATGATCTCGGGTGCGGGGCATGATGCCTGCTACCTCAACCGCGTGGCGCCTACCGCGATGATCTTCGTCCCCTGCGTGGATGGCCTCAGCCATAACGAAGCCGAGCACATCCATCCCCACTGGGCAACCGCTGGGGCCGATGTACTGCTGCACGCCATACTGGCCAAGAGCAGCGCCCACGACTGA
- a CDS encoding class II aldolase/adducin family protein, which translates to MSQHPSFPQGIYSLPQDNNRLALRQPVRHEDPLKERLHRKQRLAAAYRLFAQSGFEVGVAGHFTARDPVEPDHYWINPLGVPFSQISVSHLLRVDGDGQVVEGEGVLNTSALELHYDLQKARPEVVGIAHVHGFHGRVWSSQGRLFQPITAEAGAFINDQVIFDRHALRAADGRLEQDRDRVSQAFVETFADHNLLVWQNHGLWAVGQTVESAAWRFILADDTARAHLLAYAAGTPVVPDLDPADSGDKARHEFFAWLNFLPLWDRIRVEQPDLLD; encoded by the coding sequence ATGAGCCAACATCCGTCGTTCCCCCAAGGCATCTACAGCCTGCCCCAGGACAATAACCGCTTGGCCCTGCGCCAACCGGTGCGTCACGAAGACCCGCTCAAGGAACGCCTGCACCGCAAGCAGCGGCTGGCAGCGGCCTATCGCCTGTTCGCCCAATCAGGCTTCGAGGTCGGCGTAGCGGGGCATTTTACCGCCCGCGACCCGGTGGAGCCCGACCACTACTGGATCAACCCGCTGGGCGTGCCGTTTTCCCAGATCAGCGTCTCACACCTGCTGCGCGTGGACGGTGATGGCCAGGTCGTGGAAGGCGAGGGCGTGCTCAACACCAGTGCGCTGGAACTGCACTACGACTTGCAGAAGGCGCGCCCGGAGGTGGTGGGCATCGCCCATGTGCATGGTTTCCATGGGCGGGTGTGGTCGTCCCAGGGCCGCCTGTTCCAGCCCATCACCGCCGAGGCCGGGGCCTTCATCAATGACCAGGTGATTTTCGACCGCCACGCCTTGCGTGCCGCCGACGGGCGCCTGGAGCAAGACCGCGACCGGGTCAGCCAGGCGTTTGTCGAGACCTTTGCCGACCATAACCTGCTGGTGTGGCAAAACCACGGGCTATGGGCCGTAGGCCAGACCGTGGAGAGTGCCGCCTGGCGCTTCATTCTCGCCGATGACACGGCCCGGGCGCACTTGTTGGCGTATGCCGCCGGCACGCCCGTGGTGCCTGATCTCGACCCGGCCGACAGTGGCGACAAGGCCCGCCATGAGTTCTTTGCCTGGCTGAACTTCCTGCCGCTGTGGGACCGCATCCGCGTGGAACAACCCGACCTGCTGGATTGA
- a CDS encoding ABC transporter substrate-binding protein, whose translation MSHFSRRRVLQAGLALGAGCLAGRAMATGPGLRVWRYKGLVPSFLDLAGQGNLPYPVQWADIAGGSIVIEALASDHLDYAYMSEIPPVFAAAANAPIKLIAVVRGDANETRLVVNKAAGIQHIRDLRGKRVSFVRGTNTQAFLLNLLQRNGLALTDVVPVPMPMQDALIAFQNGHIDALVAGGISGLRAATMMDGEMLEGTAGYYAGNYLIATNDAALADPVRRARIGDFLQRERATWAWIQAHPDAWADRSAQLTGISRELYLQQFHQRSQPAEVVAVDDTAIASQQHVADLFHDQQLIRRAVDVRPLWRHDFNQLLSR comes from the coding sequence ATGTCGCATTTTTCTCGACGCCGCGTGCTGCAGGCGGGGCTGGCGCTGGGCGCAGGCTGCCTGGCGGGCCGCGCAATGGCCACCGGGCCGGGGCTGCGGGTCTGGCGGTACAAGGGCCTGGTGCCGTCGTTTCTCGACCTGGCCGGGCAGGGCAACCTGCCGTACCCGGTGCAGTGGGCGGATATCGCCGGGGGCAGCATCGTCATCGAAGCGCTGGCCAGCGACCACCTGGACTACGCCTACATGAGCGAGATCCCGCCCGTGTTCGCTGCCGCGGCCAACGCTCCGATCAAGCTGATCGCCGTGGTGCGTGGCGATGCCAACGAGACGCGCCTGGTGGTCAACAAGGCGGCGGGCATCCAGCACATCCGTGACCTGCGGGGCAAGCGGGTGAGTTTCGTGCGCGGCACCAACACCCAGGCGTTTCTGCTCAACCTGCTGCAGCGCAACGGCCTGGCCCTGACCGACGTGGTGCCGGTGCCCATGCCCATGCAGGACGCGCTGATCGCCTTCCAGAACGGCCACATCGACGCGCTGGTGGCTGGTGGCATCAGCGGGCTTCGGGCCGCGACGATGATGGATGGCGAGATGCTCGAGGGGACGGCGGGTTACTACGCCGGCAACTACCTGATCGCCACCAATGACGCTGCCCTGGCCGACCCCGTGCGCCGCGCGCGCATCGGCGATTTCCTGCAGCGCGAGCGTGCTACCTGGGCCTGGATACAGGCGCACCCGGACGCCTGGGCCGACCGCAGCGCGCAGCTGACCGGCATCAGCCGCGAGCTGTACCTGCAGCAATTCCACCAGCGCAGCCAGCCGGCGGAGGTGGTCGCCGTGGATGACACGGCCATCGCTTCGCAACAGCACGTCGCCGACCTGTTTCATGACCAGCAATTGATTCGCCGCGCCGTCGACGTCCGACCGCTGTGGCGCCACGACTTCAATCAACTTCTGAGCCGTTGA